The proteins below come from a single Nitrosospira sp. Is2 genomic window:
- a CDS encoding phosphomannomutase/phosphoglucomutase (catalyzes the interconversion of alpha-D-mannose 1-phosphate to alpha-D-mannose 6-phosphate and alpha-D-glucose 1-phosphate to alpha-D-glucose 6-phosphate) encodes MHKLPHEIFKAYDIRGVFQKTLTAELVEAIGHAIGSEAQARGISSIAIGRDGRLSGPELANALARGLQKSGVDVIDVGMVATPMLYFAAHTLCNYSGVMVTGSHNPPDYNGLKMVLGGETLAAEAIQGLRARLEYDDFTYGSGEYREHDIAETYLRRITADVRLKRPMKIIVDCGNGVPGAFAPTLYRRLGCEVTELFCEVDGTFPHHHPDPSVPENLRDLIRALKTTDAELGLAFDGDGDRVGVVTKSGAIIYPDRQLMFLAADVLSRNPGGKIIFDVKCTRNLAPWIQQHGGEPIMWKTGHSFIKGKLRETDALLAGEMSGHIFFNERWYGFDDGLYAGARLLELLSFHADIDEQFAAIPDALSTPELQIRLSEGENYAVIARLQNTARFDNPENIVTTDGLRVEYKDGFGLARSSNTMPVIVLRFEADNETALKRIQEDFRRVILQAKPDAELPY; translated from the coding sequence ATGCATAAACTTCCGCACGAAATCTTCAAGGCCTATGACATCAGGGGCGTTTTCCAAAAAACCCTAACCGCAGAACTGGTTGAGGCTATCGGACACGCTATCGGCTCTGAAGCGCAGGCGCGCGGGATCTCATCAATCGCGATCGGCCGGGATGGCAGATTATCAGGTCCGGAGCTTGCAAATGCGCTGGCGAGAGGCCTGCAAAAGAGTGGAGTTGATGTAATAGACGTGGGCATGGTTGCTACCCCTATGCTCTACTTCGCCGCGCACACACTGTGCAATTATTCTGGTGTCATGGTGACTGGCAGTCACAATCCTCCGGACTATAATGGTCTAAAAATGGTGCTAGGTGGTGAAACTTTAGCTGCAGAGGCGATCCAGGGCTTGCGCGCGCGCCTCGAATATGATGACTTCACATACGGTAGCGGCGAGTATCGCGAGCACGACATTGCTGAGACATATCTCCGGCGCATCACTGCAGACGTACGGCTGAAGCGTCCTATGAAAATAATAGTTGATTGCGGCAATGGCGTGCCTGGCGCGTTCGCACCCACGCTATATCGCAGACTAGGGTGCGAGGTAACCGAGCTGTTTTGTGAGGTCGATGGTACTTTTCCTCATCATCATCCAGACCCGTCCGTACCCGAGAATCTGAGAGACCTCATCCGTGCGCTTAAAACCACCGACGCCGAATTAGGACTTGCTTTCGACGGTGATGGTGATCGCGTCGGGGTGGTAACCAAAAGCGGCGCGATTATTTATCCGGACAGGCAGTTGATGTTCTTGGCGGCTGATGTATTGTCAAGAAATCCGGGGGGGAAAATCATTTTCGATGTGAAATGTACTCGAAATCTGGCACCGTGGATTCAGCAACACGGCGGCGAGCCCATCATGTGGAAAACGGGGCATTCGTTTATCAAGGGGAAGTTGAGAGAAACCGATGCGTTGCTGGCCGGGGAAATGAGCGGCCACATATTTTTCAATGAACGCTGGTATGGATTTGATGACGGCCTTTATGCAGGCGCCCGTCTGCTCGAACTACTCAGTTTCCACGCAGATATCGACGAGCAATTCGCCGCAATTCCCGACGCGCTGAGTACGCCGGAGTTGCAGATCAGATTGAGCGAGGGAGAGAACTACGCGGTTATCGCACGACTGCAAAATACTGCGCGCTTTGATAACCCTGAAAACATTGTCACTACGGATGGATTGCGGGTGGAGTATAAGGACGGTTTCGGCTTGGCGCGGTCATCGAATACCATGCCCGTGATCGTGCTCCGCTTTGAGGCCGACAATGAGACCGCATTAAAGCGCATACAGGAGGATTTTCGTAGGGTCATTTTACAGGCTAAGCCAGATGCGGAATTGCCATATTAA
- a CDS encoding low molecular weight protein-tyrosine-phosphatase: MSLGEIKKVNVLFVCMGNICRSPTAEAVFRQQVKAAGFEKMIYIDSAGTHDYHIGAPPDERAQKAAVRRGYETNDLRARQVSEKDFDFFHYILAMDRANLAVLKRECPPEHSHKLALLMQYSDKFSHDLEEVPDPYFGGNQGFEHVLNMVEDAGRGLLSRIRQQLEHDPVQHGTYR, from the coding sequence ATGAGCCTGGGAGAAATTAAAAAAGTTAATGTCTTGTTTGTTTGCATGGGTAACATCTGTCGTTCACCCACAGCGGAGGCCGTATTCAGACAACAGGTCAAAGCCGCTGGCTTCGAGAAAATGATTTACATCGACTCGGCAGGTACACATGATTATCATATCGGCGCACCGCCGGACGAAAGAGCACAGAAAGCGGCAGTACGCCGCGGTTATGAAACAAACGACCTACGCGCTCGCCAAGTAAGCGAAAAAGACTTCGATTTTTTTCATTATATCCTGGCGATGGATAGAGCCAATCTTGCTGTACTCAAGCGTGAGTGCCCTCCTGAACACAGCCATAAGCTTGCGTTGCTGATGCAGTATAGCGATAAATTTTCGCATGATTTGGAAGAGGTGCCTGATCCCTATTTTGGGGGAAATCAGGGGTTCGAACACGTCTTGAATATGGTGGAAGACGCGGGGCGCGGATTGCTTAGCCGGATCCGCCAGCAACTGGAACACGATCCGGTACAGCACGGTACTTACCGTTAA
- a CDS encoding Rne/Rng family ribonuclease, whose product MKRMLFNATQPEELRVAIVDGQKLIDLDIESAGKEQRKSNIYKGVITRLEPSLEAAFVEYGGERHGFLPFKEISRSYFKESAEPARTRIQDALHEGQELIVQVDKDERGTKGAALTTYISLAGRYLVLMPNNPRGGGVSRRIEGEDRAELRDVMSKLSIPAGMSIIARTAGIGRSEEELQWDLNYLLQLWRAIEDASKSQSGAFLIYQESSLVIRAIRDYFHQEIGEILIDTESIYEQACQFMSHVMPANVGRVKLYRDDVPLFSRFQIEHQIETAYSRQVTLPSGGAIIIDHTEALVSVDVNSARATRGSDIEQTALHTNLEAADEIARQLRLRDLGGLVVIDFIDMEVARNQREVENRLHEALRYDRARVQMGKISRFGLLELSRQRLRPSLGEGSYITCPRCHGTGHIRGTDSSALHILRIIEEEAMKENTAVLHAQVPVGVATYLLNEKRSEIHAVEARLKVNVVLIPNVHLETPNYSITRLRHDDVKLSEIQTSYQMVEKPAQDVALPSIAPDAKPVRQQAAVRGITPSQPAPIRAPKPQYEPEQISFVDKIFGWFKQMGGAEKQVRPAPATTVAQRPERGRVRRERGREGREENEKSLRTPQRVGDHRGERSINADDALGSTHDVPQRPERTEVKLQSERFAQKKHPRPPRDEKTRSEGKLPAEEQPAAQEGLQGSQQSEEGGRRRRRGGRQRERAERSDRPAREGKPAEVMDAGPVPAIISAPPPEPSTVALTPPLSLEEMTLSGQEVSPHSESLSVEEAVDVIVPAASDAAQAEPAGGRREAGSDREEPVQEPVPELTPGLPVSGSGTLLEPAETEKAEKLETVETVERVEAVKAVEAVEAIGIQQEKPATQVAEHPYTEGQELPTPKPPPVIEPLDLVASGLVMVETIPEKIKPVEPGSAEEPLLPQRRRKRVPSAPAVEPDEPLVQVETHK is encoded by the coding sequence ATGAAACGCATGCTATTTAACGCGACACAGCCGGAAGAGCTTCGTGTCGCTATTGTCGATGGCCAAAAGCTGATCGATCTTGACATTGAGTCTGCTGGCAAGGAACAACGCAAAAGTAATATATACAAAGGAGTCATCACCCGTCTTGAGCCCAGCCTTGAAGCCGCTTTTGTCGAGTATGGCGGCGAACGGCACGGGTTTCTTCCATTCAAGGAAATATCCCGCTCGTACTTCAAGGAAAGCGCGGAACCGGCGAGAACCCGCATTCAAGATGCGCTTCATGAGGGCCAGGAACTCATCGTTCAGGTGGACAAGGATGAGCGTGGAACGAAGGGGGCCGCTCTTACCACCTATATCTCCCTCGCCGGCCGTTATTTGGTCCTGATGCCCAACAACCCTCGCGGTGGAGGGGTATCGCGGCGAATAGAGGGGGAAGATCGCGCTGAATTGCGCGATGTCATGTCGAAATTGAGTATCCCCGCAGGAATGAGTATTATCGCTCGGACTGCTGGCATAGGTCGTAGCGAAGAAGAGTTGCAGTGGGATCTGAATTATTTGCTCCAGCTTTGGCGCGCCATCGAAGACGCCTCCAAAAGTCAAAGCGGCGCTTTTCTGATATACCAGGAAAGCAGCTTGGTAATACGTGCAATTCGTGATTACTTTCACCAGGAGATCGGAGAGATCCTGATTGATACGGAAAGTATTTACGAACAGGCATGCCAGTTCATGAGCCATGTCATGCCCGCTAACGTGGGCCGCGTCAAGCTCTATCGCGACGATGTTCCGCTATTCTCCCGGTTTCAAATCGAGCACCAGATTGAGACTGCCTATTCGCGGCAGGTCACGCTGCCTTCCGGCGGCGCAATCATTATTGATCACACCGAGGCGCTGGTGTCCGTGGACGTAAATTCTGCACGAGCCACTCGCGGTTCAGATATTGAGCAGACCGCACTCCATACGAATCTTGAAGCTGCAGATGAAATCGCACGGCAATTGCGTCTTCGGGATCTGGGCGGACTGGTGGTGATCGACTTCATCGACATGGAAGTAGCGCGCAATCAGCGCGAGGTGGAGAACCGGTTGCATGAAGCGCTGCGTTATGATCGCGCGCGTGTTCAGATGGGCAAAATTTCCCGCTTCGGTTTACTCGAACTGTCACGCCAGCGCTTACGTCCTTCGCTGGGCGAGGGCAGCTATATCACATGCCCTCGCTGCCACGGGACCGGTCATATTCGCGGCACTGACTCTTCTGCATTGCATATCCTCAGGATTATCGAGGAAGAAGCGATGAAAGAGAATACCGCCGTACTTCATGCCCAAGTGCCGGTAGGCGTCGCCACCTATTTGCTAAACGAGAAACGGTCGGAAATCCATGCAGTTGAAGCGAGATTAAAAGTAAATGTGGTACTGATCCCGAACGTTCATCTTGAAACGCCGAACTACAGCATTACTCGCTTGCGTCATGACGATGTAAAGCTTAGCGAAATTCAAACCAGCTATCAGATGGTAGAAAAACCGGCTCAGGACGTTGCTTTGCCATCAATTGCGCCAGACGCCAAGCCAGTTCGCCAACAAGCAGCGGTGCGGGGTATCACGCCGTCACAACCCGCGCCGATACGAGCGCCAAAACCGCAATACGAACCCGAGCAAATATCCTTTGTGGATAAAATATTCGGCTGGTTCAAGCAAATGGGGGGAGCGGAAAAACAAGTGCGGCCGGCTCCGGCCACTACAGTGGCGCAACGGCCGGAGCGCGGACGAGTACGGCGAGAACGTGGACGCGAAGGGCGCGAGGAAAATGAGAAATCGCTGCGGACTCCCCAACGCGTGGGCGATCACCGGGGCGAACGAAGCATCAACGCGGACGATGCTTTAGGCTCAACCCATGACGTGCCTCAGCGTCCCGAGCGCACCGAGGTCAAACTGCAGAGTGAACGATTCGCGCAAAAAAAACATCCACGTCCACCGCGGGACGAGAAGACACGTTCCGAGGGCAAATTGCCGGCAGAGGAACAGCCTGCTGCTCAGGAGGGCTTACAAGGCTCTCAGCAAAGCGAAGAAGGGGGGCGACGCCGGCGTCGTGGGGGAAGACAGCGCGAACGAGCCGAACGTTCGGATCGGCCTGCGCGAGAAGGTAAACCGGCCGAGGTAATGGATGCAGGTCCGGTGCCGGCAATCATTTCCGCACCACCCCCGGAGCCTTCAACAGTCGCTCTGACTCCTCCTCTATCGCTAGAGGAGATGACACTTTCCGGCCAAGAAGTCAGCCCCCATTCTGAATCTTTATCCGTAGAGGAGGCTGTGGATGTAATTGTACCGGCAGCCTCTGACGCGGCACAGGCAGAACCGGCAGGCGGGCGGCGTGAAGCTGGGTCGGACCGAGAGGAACCTGTTCAAGAGCCTGTCCCCGAGCTCACTCCAGGCCTTCCCGTCTCTGGTTCAGGAACGCTGCTTGAGCCTGCTGAGACTGAAAAAGCAGAAAAACTCGAAACAGTCGAAACAGTCGAAAGGGTTGAAGCAGTCAAAGCGGTCGAAGCAGTCGAAGCAATCGGAATACAGCAGGAAAAACCTGCAACGCAAGTTGCCGAACATCCTTACACGGAAGGACAAGAATTACCTACTCCCAAGCCACCCCCGGTAATAGAACCCCTGGATCTGGTCGCGAGCGGTCTCGTCATGGTTGAGACTATTCCCGAAAAAATAAAGCCCGTCGAACCGGGTTCAGCTGAGGAACCGTTACTGCCGCAACGTCGCCGAAAAAGAGTTCCATCGGCTCCGGCCGTGGAACCGGATGAGCCGTTAGTGCAAGTCGAAACGCATAAGTGA
- a CDS encoding RluA family pseudouridine synthase, translating into MVSISRIKDLGKKIPLSAAVTEIIGEDSKGQRIDNFLIKRLKNIPKSHIYQLLRSGQVRLNSKRTRPEHHLQLGDAVRIPPVRMAERSFPLAKKVTASGFIRFNILFEDEALLAINKPPGVAVHGGSGVSFGVIEQLRAQHPEWKFLELVHRLDRETSGVLLLAKTRPALVELHGQIRAGAMIKRYLALVKGKWRNQRQNVKLPLNKYLTAAGERRVAVADGAGSEGVPAHTVFSLRKAWQDFSLLEAELKTGRTHQIRVHLAYLGFPIAGDDKYGDFALNKELARRVPGPSLSRMFLHALTVELTHPLTGERLYLEAPLTDELQRFLLGLNSN; encoded by the coding sequence TTGGTAAGTATAAGTAGAATTAAGGATTTAGGCAAAAAAATTCCACTGAGTGCTGCGGTCACGGAAATTATAGGTGAGGACAGCAAGGGTCAGCGTATTGACAATTTTTTGATCAAACGCCTTAAAAATATACCCAAGAGCCATATCTACCAACTGCTGCGCAGCGGGCAGGTGCGGCTCAACAGTAAGCGCACTCGCCCTGAGCATCACCTTCAATTAGGCGACGCCGTTAGAATTCCCCCGGTGAGAATGGCGGAAAGGAGTTTTCCGCTAGCGAAGAAAGTAACTGCCAGCGGGTTTATTCGTTTCAATATTCTGTTTGAGGATGAGGCACTGCTTGCCATAAATAAACCGCCTGGCGTCGCGGTTCATGGTGGCAGCGGGGTGAGCTTTGGGGTGATTGAACAATTGCGTGCCCAACACCCGGAGTGGAAGTTTCTGGAGCTTGTTCATCGCCTCGACAGGGAAACATCCGGCGTTTTACTGCTCGCCAAGACCCGCCCGGCGCTGGTGGAACTACATGGGCAGATTCGTGCGGGGGCGATGATAAAACGCTACCTGGCTCTTGTGAAGGGTAAGTGGCGCAACCAGAGACAGAACGTAAAGCTGCCTCTAAATAAATATCTCACCGCGGCGGGCGAAAGACGGGTGGCGGTAGCCGACGGCGCCGGATCAGAGGGAGTGCCAGCTCATACTGTTTTCAGCCTCAGGAAGGCCTGGCAGGACTTCAGCCTGCTGGAGGCGGAACTAAAAACGGGCCGTACTCATCAAATTCGCGTTCATCTTGCTTACCTCGGGTTCCCTATCGCGGGTGACGACAAATACGGGGATTTTGCCTTGAATAAGGAACTGGCCAGACGGGTTCCGGGGCCCAGTCTTAGTCGCATGTTTTTGCATGCTCTCACGGTTGAATTGACTCATCCTTTAACGGGCGAGCGGCTCTATTTGGAAGCGCCCCTGACGGACGAACTGCAGCGCTTCCTGCTTGGACTGAATTCCAACTGA
- a CDS encoding S49 family peptidase yields MADAENRTEGWEKQVLEKLALASLQEHRRTRQWGIFFKSLTFIYLFILLFLATDLFTGDEMSRVRKHTALVELRGVISPDSVSSADNVNAGLQQAFKDAKTQGVILRINSPGGSPVQAGYINDEIRRLRAEYPQIPLYAVIEDVCASGGYYVAAAADKIYVDKASVVGSIGVLMNGFGFMGAMEKLGVERRLITAGENKAFLDPFSPLNSQQEKYAREMLSDIHAQFIQVVQQGRGARLKETPEMFSGLVWTGQKSIELGLADAMGSAEYVAREIIKAEHIVDYTTREGFTERLARRFGAVAAETLISTGFGWGLR; encoded by the coding sequence ATGGCTGATGCGGAAAACCGGACGGAAGGATGGGAGAAGCAGGTACTTGAGAAGCTGGCGCTCGCGTCTCTGCAAGAACATCGAAGAACGCGTCAGTGGGGTATATTTTTCAAATCTCTTACTTTCATCTACTTGTTTATTCTTTTGTTTCTCGCTACGGATTTGTTTACCGGTGATGAGATGTCGAGGGTCCGCAAGCATACCGCCCTGGTTGAGTTGCGCGGCGTGATTTCCCCTGATAGCGTGAGTAGCGCCGATAATGTTAACGCGGGGTTGCAACAGGCATTCAAGGATGCGAAGACTCAGGGTGTGATTCTGCGAATCAATAGCCCCGGTGGCAGTCCGGTGCAGGCGGGCTACATCAACGATGAAATCCGGCGTCTGCGCGCCGAGTATCCTCAAATTCCGCTTTATGCCGTCATCGAGGATGTTTGCGCCTCAGGTGGTTATTACGTGGCGGCCGCTGCCGACAAGATTTACGTGGACAAAGCCAGCGTCGTCGGCTCGATCGGGGTGCTAATGAACGGGTTCGGTTTTATGGGTGCGATGGAAAAGCTCGGTGTCGAGCGGCGATTGATTACGGCAGGGGAAAACAAGGCCTTTCTTGATCCTTTTTCTCCGCTCAATTCGCAACAGGAAAAATATGCTCGGGAAATGTTGAGCGATATACATGCGCAGTTCATTCAAGTCGTGCAGCAAGGGCGAGGCGCTCGATTGAAAGAAACACCTGAAATGTTCAGCGGCCTCGTCTGGACAGGTCAGAAAAGTATCGAACTTGGACTTGCCGATGCCATGGGCAGTGCGGAGTATGTCGCGCGGGAAATCATCAAGGCCGAACACATCGTCGATTACACAACCCGGGAAGGGTTCACTGAGCGATTGGCGAGGCGTTTTGGCGCAGTGGCCGCAGAGACGCTGATCAGTACCGGATTCGGCTGGGGATTGAGATAG
- a CDS encoding SAM-dependent methyltransferase — MNAGILYLIPAPLGLGDIAWAIPPAVRQCVAGLGHFIVEHPKTARQFLKQIGCVLPIQTIKMEVLDEHTRATEYEKLLAPVLTGNDTGLLSEAGCPAIADPGAGLVRLAHQKNIRIRPLVGPSSILLALMASGLNGQRFVFHGYLPVEPDRRAKKLVQLEKDSIARDQTQIFIETPYRNQKLLESILHACRGDTILCVASNLTLAGEYISTRTVNDWKQALPDLHNQPAVFLLHG; from the coding sequence GTGAACGCCGGAATTCTCTATCTCATTCCTGCCCCGCTTGGTTTGGGGGACATCGCCTGGGCAATCCCTCCTGCGGTCCGACAATGTGTAGCAGGGCTTGGCCATTTCATCGTCGAACACCCAAAAACCGCTCGGCAATTCTTGAAACAAATTGGTTGTGTCTTGCCGATACAGACAATCAAAATGGAGGTTCTGGATGAGCATACCCGCGCCACAGAGTATGAAAAGCTACTTGCGCCGGTCCTCACAGGGAATGACACCGGACTGTTATCGGAAGCCGGCTGCCCCGCGATAGCCGACCCCGGAGCGGGTTTAGTGCGGCTCGCTCACCAAAAAAATATCCGGATAAGGCCATTGGTCGGGCCCTCTTCGATACTGCTCGCGCTGATGGCCTCCGGATTGAATGGTCAACGGTTCGTGTTTCACGGTTACCTGCCAGTGGAGCCCGACCGACGTGCCAAAAAGCTGGTTCAGCTGGAAAAAGACTCCATTGCTCGCGACCAAACCCAGATCTTCATTGAAACGCCATATCGGAACCAGAAACTGCTGGAGTCCATCTTGCACGCATGTCGGGGCGACACGATCCTCTGCGTCGCGTCCAATCTCACCTTGGCGGGAGAGTATATTTCTACCAGAACAGTTAATGACTGGAAACAGGCCTTGCCGGATTTGCATAATCAGCCCGCCGTTTTCCTCCTGCACGGCTAG
- a CDS encoding Maf family nucleotide pyrophosphatase: MKTQQIGQQLVLGSSSIYRRELLQRLQIPFEIANPDIEETPLAGESPDVTSLRLAAAKTRAVAITHPGALIIGADQVAVLEGIQLGKPLNRENATRQLQHVRGKEVVFFTALSLLNSQTDRLQTRLVPSHVKFRQLSDRQINNYLDKEQPYHCAGSAKAEGLGIALIERIVSDDPSALIGLPLIALSDMLVHEGIEVV, encoded by the coding sequence TTGAAAACACAACAAATCGGCCAGCAGCTTGTTTTGGGTTCCAGTTCGATATATCGACGCGAACTGCTTCAACGGCTGCAGATTCCATTCGAAATCGCCAATCCAGATATAGAAGAAACGCCCCTGGCAGGCGAGAGCCCTGATGTTACCTCTTTGCGCCTGGCCGCCGCGAAAACTCGAGCAGTCGCGATTACTCATCCCGGTGCACTGATAATTGGCGCGGATCAGGTAGCGGTCCTGGAAGGCATTCAGCTCGGCAAACCTCTGAATCGAGAGAATGCGACGCGCCAACTGCAGCATGTCCGGGGAAAAGAAGTCGTATTTTTCACCGCGCTAAGCCTGCTTAACAGCCAGACAGACCGCCTCCAGACCCGGCTTGTCCCAAGCCACGTGAAATTCCGTCAATTGAGTGATCGGCAAATTAATAATTACCTGGATAAGGAACAGCCATATCACTGCGCTGGAAGTGCCAAAGCCGAAGGATTAGGTATTGCATTAATCGAACGTATCGTAAGTGACGACCCCAGCGCGTTGATCGGGTTACCGTTGATTGCGCTGTCGGACATGCTCGTACACGAGGGGATTGAGGTAGTGTGA
- a CDS encoding YceD family protein: MPERLIIDPVDFAHHAETHHGKIALSEFERLHDYLAANSGELQYGVTGGVDKDGKPVLQISVRGKITLRCQRCLGDLGHVLDLSTVLLLAQNENELSRLDEDESADCILATRETDVLGLIEDEIILSLPISPRHNEAECSFAALDGQGGIARDKPLAALAGLKKLH; the protein is encoded by the coding sequence ATGCCGGAAAGGCTCATCATAGATCCTGTCGATTTTGCCCATCATGCGGAGACGCATCATGGTAAAATCGCACTTTCCGAGTTTGAACGGTTACACGATTATCTGGCCGCGAATAGCGGAGAGTTGCAGTACGGCGTTACCGGCGGCGTTGATAAAGACGGCAAGCCAGTCTTGCAAATTTCGGTGAGAGGGAAAATAACCCTTCGCTGCCAGCGCTGTCTAGGTGATCTCGGGCATGTGCTCGATTTGAGCACAGTGCTGCTGCTGGCACAAAATGAAAATGAGCTTTCGCGCCTGGACGAAGATGAATCAGCTGATTGCATTTTGGCCACGCGTGAAACAGATGTTCTGGGACTGATCGAGGACGAAATAATTCTGAGCCTGCCGATTTCTCCACGGCACAACGAGGCTGAATGCTCGTTTGCCGCCCTGGATGGCCAGGGTGGTATAGCACGCGACAAGCCGCTCGCCGCATTAGCGGGGCTAAAAAAATTGCATTAA
- the rpmF gene encoding 50S ribosomal protein L32: MAVQQNKKSPSKRGMHRSHDFLTSSPLTVDTGTGEVHLRHHISPNGYYRGKKVVKTKED; the protein is encoded by the coding sequence ATGGCAGTCCAACAAAACAAAAAATCTCCATCCAAGCGCGGTATGCACCGCTCGCATGATTTTTTGACCAGTTCACCGCTAACGGTGGATACCGGCACGGGTGAAGTGCATTTGCGCCATCATATCAGTCCCAACGGTTACTATCGCGGCAAGAAGGTCGTCAAGACAAAAGAAGATTAA
- the plsX gene encoding phosphate acyltransferase PlsX: MDITVAVDCMGGDHGPQVTVPAVVDYLHRNPGTDIVLVGLPDVIESELRALKATPNPRLRIQPASEVVGMDESPALALRGKKNSSMRVALDLVKSGAAQACVSAGNTGALIATSRFVLKTLPGIDRPALAVVLPTIRGHTYVLDLGANVDCSAEHLLQFGVMGATLVATVENKERPSIGLLNIGEEEIKGNEVVKQAAELLRDSGLNFYGNIEGNDIYKGTTDVVVCDGFVGNVALKTSEGVAQMLSTFLREEFKRNILTKFAGLVALPVIKAFKRRVDHRRYNGASLLGLRGIVIKSHGSADRHAFRFAIARAVDEVRGGMLRRMSEGVAQLPDHLKNPSANPGPLTAASPV, from the coding sequence TTGGATATTACCGTAGCCGTAGATTGCATGGGCGGCGATCATGGCCCGCAAGTGACGGTTCCCGCAGTCGTCGATTACCTCCATCGTAATCCCGGAACCGACATTGTTCTGGTAGGGCTGCCCGATGTTATCGAGTCAGAGTTGAGGGCCCTCAAGGCTACGCCGAATCCGAGGTTGAGAATTCAACCCGCAAGCGAAGTGGTCGGCATGGACGAGTCGCCAGCGCTTGCGTTACGCGGCAAAAAAAATTCCTCGATGCGAGTTGCGCTTGATCTGGTCAAAAGCGGCGCGGCTCAGGCATGTGTCAGCGCAGGTAACACCGGCGCATTGATAGCGACCTCTCGGTTTGTTCTGAAAACCCTTCCCGGCATCGACCGCCCGGCGCTCGCCGTCGTGCTGCCGACGATAAGAGGACATACCTATGTTCTCGACCTGGGCGCCAACGTCGATTGTAGCGCGGAGCACTTGCTTCAATTTGGCGTAATGGGGGCTACGCTCGTCGCTACTGTGGAGAACAAGGAGCGGCCCAGCATCGGCTTGCTTAATATAGGCGAGGAAGAGATCAAAGGTAACGAAGTGGTAAAGCAGGCCGCGGAACTGCTGCGTGACAGCGGCCTGAACTTTTACGGCAACATCGAGGGTAACGATATTTATAAAGGAACGACGGACGTGGTTGTGTGTGACGGCTTTGTCGGCAATGTGGCATTGAAGACGTCGGAAGGGGTGGCGCAAATGCTCTCCACCTTCCTCCGGGAGGAGTTCAAAAGAAACATCCTCACTAAATTTGCTGGACTCGTCGCGTTACCGGTCATCAAGGCATTCAAACGTCGTGTGGATCACCGTCGTTACAATGGCGCGAGCCTGCTGGGATTGCGCGGCATCGTCATTAAGAGTCATGGCTCGGCTGACCGTCATGCGTTTCGTTTTGCCATCGCACGAGCGGTGGACGAGGTTCGTGGCGGAATGCTGCGCCGAATGAGCGAAGGCGTGGCGCAGTTGCCGGATCATCTGAAAAATCCATCAGCAAATCCCGGACCGTTGACCGCAGCGAGTCCGGTATGA